Part of the Quercus robur chromosome 5, dhQueRobu3.1, whole genome shotgun sequence genome, GGAAACTAGACTTGATAAAGAGGGTTTTATGCACCATTGTAGAGAGTTAGCTTATTCGAATAAATTGATTGTTAAAAAACCTGATTCCGATGGCGGGTTAGCCTTGGTTTGGAAAGAAGAGGTCCGGCTGAAGGTGATAAATTACAATGATAATCATGTATTAGCAAAAGTAGTGGAGGAAAATGGCTTTCAATGGTTTTTGGTAGGGTTTTATGGCTGGCCGGAAGCAAATCAAAAACGCAAGTCATGGGCTCTCTTAAGGCATATTTCTTTGTTTGTAGAAGGCCCGTGGTGTTGTGTTGGCGATTTTAACGCGTTCTTACACGCTTCGGAAAAACTTAGCATCCACCCACCATCGGTTAAACAAATGGAAGAATTTGGAGCTGCCTTGGAGGAgtgcaaattgattgatttgGGATTTTGTGGATATAAATTCACTTGGAACAACAAACGGCCTGGTGCAGCAAACACTAGAGAAAGGCTTGATAGAGCAGTTGCAAACAAGGAGTGGCAGGATATGTTTCCGGTAAGTTGTGTGTCTCATATTTTTTCACATGCTTCGGATCATATGGCACTAATTTTACAGACAGGAATGGATAATAGTTTCCAAGGTAGAATAGCTAGAGGATTTAAATTTGAAGAACAGTGGCTATTAGAGGAGGAATGTGGGAATGTGGTTGAAGAAGCATGGGTTCAGATGGGTGGGGCCGACTCTCCAATGGCCAATGTTAGTGTTAAAATTAATCACTGTGGGGCTGTTTTAGATGCATGGGGTTCGTCGAGGACAAAGCCTAAGGTGGCGGAAATTAAAAGATTGAAAAAAGTGCTTGAAAGGCTTCATAAAGGTGATCAAAATGAAGCAACCAGGTCTGAGTTTTTGGCAGCCAGTAAACAGCTTGATGATCTTTTGCTTAAGCAAGAGTTTTATTGGGCTCAACGGTCCCGACTGGCTTGGCTAAAGTCTGGggacaaaaacacacaaaattttcacttaAAGGCCTCGCAACGACGTCGTAGAAATTTTATACAAGGTATAAAAAATTCTGAGGGGGTGTGGGTTGATGGGATTGAGGATGTAGCTGGGGTGGCAGTccagtattttgaaaatttattttctgctgggAGAAGTGATCGGGTGGAGGAATGTCTTAATGCAGTCAATCATAGGATGTCCTCTAATATGCTAAATATCTTATCAGGAGAGTTTAGTGTTGATGAGGTGAAGACGGCGCTATTCCAGATGGGCCCGACTAAAGCTCCGGGACCATTAAAGTTGATTTTTCCCCAATTAATCTCTCCCTCTCAAAGAGCCTTTGTGCCTGGCCGGTTGATTACTAATAACGTACTTGTGGCCTATGAAACTCTGCATGCTATGCATGGCCGGAAAAAGGGCAAGAAAGGGGCTATTGCACTAAAATTGGACATAAGTAAGGTGTATGACAGGGTTGAATGGTCGTTTTTAAAGGGAATGATGATCAAGTTGTGTTTTCCGGATGGGTGGATTGACCGGATCATGGGTTGTGTCACTACTTCTTCCTTCTATGTCCGCCTCAATGGTAAGGCTTATGGTAATTTCAGACCTACTAGGGGACTCTGTCAAGGAGACCCGCTTTCGccctatttatttttgatttgtgcTGAGGTTTTTACATCTCTGTTGACTAGGGAAGAGGTGGTGGGCCGACTTCATAGAGTGTCCATTTGTCGGTCTGCCCCATCTATTTCCCATTTGCTTTTTGATGATGACTCTCTTGTGTTTTGTCAAGCTAAGCAAGAGGAAGTGCAAGTGGTTTCGGATGTTTTAGATTTGTATGTTGTGGCCTCCGATCAATGTATTAACTTGGAAAAATCTTCCGTCTTCTTCAGCAGCAATACTTCAAGGGTGCAAAGGGATTGGATAAAAAATGCATTAAGGGTAAAGGAAGTGGAAAAATTCGAATCCTATCTAGGCTTACCCACTCTGATTGGCCAGTCAAAATATcaagctttttcttttcttaaagaGAGGGTTTGGAAGAAGATTCAAGGGTGGAATGAGAAGTTGCTATCCAAAGCGAGGAAGGAAGTCCTAATAAAAGCTGTGGCCCAATCAATCCCTACATACACGATAAGAGTATTTCAACTGCCAGTGAAACT contains:
- the LOC126728188 gene encoding uncharacterized protein LOC126728188; its protein translation is MRLLSWNCQGLGNPWTVRSLHDMVRNQAPTVCFLMETRLDKEGFMHHCRELAYSNKLIVKKPDSDGGLALVWKEEVRLKVINYNDNHVLAKVVEENGFQWFLVGFYGWPEANQKRKSWALLRHISLFVEGPWCCVGDFNAFLHASEKLSIHPPSVKQMEEFGAALEECKLIDLGFCGYKFTWNNKRPGAANTRERLDRAVANKEWQDMFPVSCVSHIFSHASDHMALILQTGMDNSFQGRIARGFKFEEQWLLEEECGNVVEEAWVQMGGADSPMANVSVKINHCGAVLDAWGSSRTKPKVAEIKRLKKVLERLHKGDQNEATRSEFLAASKQLDDLLLKQEFYWAQRSRLAWLKSGDKNTQNFHLKASQRRRRNFIQGIKNSEGVWVDGIEDVAGVAVQYFENLFSAGRSDRVEECLNAVNHRMSSNMLNILSGEFSVDEVKTALFQMGPTKAPGPLKLIFPQLISPSQRAFVPGRLITNNVLVAYETLHAMHGRKKGKKGAIALKLDISKVYDRVEWSFLKGMMIKLCFPDGWIDRIMGCVTTSSFYVRLNGKAYGNFRPTRGLCQGDPLSPYLFLICAEVFTSLLTREEVVGRLHRVSICRSAPSISHLLFDDDSLVFCQAKQEEVQVVSDVLDLYVVASDQCINLEKSSVFFSSNTSRVQRDWIKNALRVKEVEKFESYLGLPTLIGQSKYQAFSFLKERVWKKIQGWNEKLLSKARKEVLIKAVAQSIPTYTIRVFQLPVKLCNELNMMCARFWWGQSGDDKKIHWKSWESLVQPKEGGLGFRDIRSFNLAMLAKQGWRMLTNHDSLLYHCFKTKYFPWCTFLEAADHPKSSYIWKSLIVAQPILRKGCCWRVGLGSSIRVLSDKWLPHHPTNKILAPPNEVGEDWYVAELIDWNNFQWDHTFIDGAFSKYDAEAIYRIPLSRRYVPDVMVWLHNKNGQYSVRFGYHTARKLVRESKQKGEGSNPRADSDV